In Brassica napus cultivar Da-Ae unplaced genomic scaffold, Da-Ae ScsIHWf_1230;HRSCAF=1757, whole genome shotgun sequence, the genomic stretch aacGACAATAAACAAAGCACGAATCTTATTAAGCTAGTTATCCGATGTGGAATCACTTTCTTGTGTTTCATTTAGATTTAGTCCACGTTCAGTTCCCCAGATATTGAATAATCATCCTCGTCGTCGTGGACGTGATGCTTTACTTGTAGAAGCATAATTCGTGAATTCCGGTGAAACACCTCTGATAACATTCTCGGAAACAGGAACTTCTTTTTCATGTGTTGTAGTTTGTACTTCTGTTTCTAGGGAAAATCCATGTTGAACATTTCTCAGAGGAATATATTGTGGAGCATCTTGTGATGATCCCCATCGATGAGTGGTCGGTGATGATCCCCATTGCGGAACAGTAGATGTAGGACCCCATTGTTGAGTACTTGTTGATGAACCCCATTGTTGAAAATTTTGAGGTGCACCCCATTGTGGAACAGGATGTGTACCCCACTGCGGAGCATTTGGCGGTGTACCCCATTGTGGAGCATTTGGCGGTGTACCCCACTGCGGAGCATTTGAAGGTGAACTCCATTGCGGCGCATTTGGCGGTGTTCCCCATTGTGGGGCACTTGGTGGTGTTCCCCATTGTTGGAAACCAGAATTACATTGCCCACAAGTTGGACTGCCAAACTTTTGTCCAGATTCTAACCGCTTTCCCACGAATTCGTTGTCCGGTGTATATCCAGTAAGAGCTTGTAAAAACTTCAACTTATCTTCTGTGGTTCTTTCGGCTCTGTCAACAAAGTACTTGCGCCAaaatctttcttctttaaatGCATGAATGCATGCCCAATAGAAATTGGTGTCATTTGGAAGCTCCATTGATTCGAATATCTTCACCGCAGTATCGAATCCATTGTAATCATCTTCGTCAAAAGAATTTGGACGTAGTTGTTGCAAACTTTGGCGCTGAAACTCTCTAAAACCCGTCATCGTATCTGTCAGAGTTGTCTCGAATGATTGTTTTCTACGACTTCCTTGGGATCCACTCCTGGCAGCGATCCGGGAGGTTCCTGCACCTCTTTGCGAACTACTTCCTTGTCTTAGTCCACTTCGTTGTTGAACTCTAGAAGTAGGAATCTGAAAATGATCAGCAGTTGGTGAAGAATTCTGACGCAAATTCTCACGGGTGAACTGATTTGAATGACGCATTTCATCATCAATATTTACGCGATagacttcttcattttcttgtgTCTCCTGGACCTGAGTGTCTTGCATATCACCGCCATATGTTTCAGTTTCATCATTATTTTGACCATCATTCAGCAACTCTTCTCTTCTTTGGTGCAAAGAGTATTGAGACTGTGATTGGACGTCGTATAATACAAAACATCGTTGCATCACATCCCAAAGCTCCGGTGGTTTTCGTTTAAATGATTTTACAATCCTATCTACCTGTTAATAAGATTATGTAGTTTTTAGCTTACAAATATTATagatatgttattttttaaatatattttggttgTAAGGGATATTTTTTGTACTTACTTCACGATCTTTCCACCATGAATCAGACGCAGATAT encodes the following:
- the LOC106448485 gene encoding uncharacterized protein LOC106448485, whose product is MTSNRRQSTTFSDEEDINLPTETSARREDNFKWNPNRERVFIELYDRAISMSDYRFKDPTPAGKEFVVHKFNQIYNISVNYRFFKEKLDQLKRKYKKYKHLMKNSTGISVDPTTSVISASDSWWKDREVDRIVKSFKRKPPELWDVMQRCFVLYDVQSQSQYSLHQRREELLNDGQNNDETETYGGDMQDTQVQETQENEEVYRVNIDDEMRHSNQFTRENLRQNSSPTADHFQIPTSRVQQRSGLRQGSSSQRGAGTSRIAARSGSQGSRRKQSFETTLTDTMTGFREFQRQSLQQLRPNSFDEDDYNGFDTAVKIFESMELPNDTNFYWACIHAFKEERFWRKYFVDRAERTTEDKLKFLQALTGYTPDNEFVGKRLESGQKFGSPTCGQCNSGFQQWGTPPSAPQWGTPPNAPQWSSPSNAPQWGTPPNAPQWGTPPNAPQWGTHPVPQWGAPQNFQQWGSSTSTQQWGPTSTVPQWGSSPTTHRWGSSQDAPQYIPLRNVQHGFSLETEVQTTTHEKEVPVSENVIRGVSPEFTNYASTSKASRPRRRG